One stretch of Lolium rigidum isolate FL_2022 unplaced genomic scaffold, APGP_CSIRO_Lrig_0.1 contig_71890_1, whole genome shotgun sequence DNA includes these proteins:
- the LOC124682235 gene encoding uncharacterized protein LOC124682235 → MSAQVAAPSAASAAEKATMAATAAWPYVEYMARWERQVERRQLFLRSYHFSRDADHHLSPRARTRRVVWAGARRLRRAAATGLRRLRARLRLCFGWAAPVLRRRTSSRRAGQGFRYGRLHRATAGKAAPASAAASVCFW, encoded by the coding sequence ATGTCCGCGCAAGTGGCGGCGCCGTCCGCAGCGTCTGCTGCGGagaaggctacgatggcggcgacggcggcgtggccGTACGTGGAGTACATGGCGCGGTGGGAGCGGCAGGTGGAGCGGCGGCAGCTGTTCCTCCGGAGCTACCACTTCTCCCGCGACGCCGACCACCACCTCTCGCCGCGCGCGCGCACGCGCCGCGTCGTCTGGGCCGGGGCGCGGCGCCTTCGCCGCGCAGCCGCCACGGGGctccgccgcctccgcgcgcGCCTGCGCCTCTGCTTCGGCTGGGCCGCGCCCGTgctccgccgccgcacctcctctCGCCGGGCAGGACAGGGATTCCGCTACGGGCGCCTCCACCGTGCCACCGCCGGGAAGGCGGCGCCGGCCTCGGCCGCCGCGTCCGTCTGCTTCTGGTAG